One genomic region from Patescibacteria group bacterium encodes:
- a CDS encoding helix-turn-helix domain-containing protein — MKPTDLEKFGLSDKEANVYLAALELGTSTVQKISGKAKLKRPTTYVIIKSLTSKGLMSSFQEGKKQFFVAENPERLNSFMENRKRELDDKKEELKKLLPELKTIYNAAEGKPTVKFYEGKEGLLMMVEEFLESDIKEAMMIYSNDLVEKVFTEKERADARERRAHKQIRVQSIYTSAAAERLPSKFSERKRIPENKFPLFCDITIFADKVRIASLGDRLSGIIIQDKAIAETLKSIFKLAWEGAEKYNQSKT, encoded by the coding sequence ATGAAACCAACGGATTTGGAAAAATTTGGATTGTCGGACAAAGAGGCCAATGTTTATTTGGCCGCTTTGGAGCTGGGGACCTCCACCGTTCAAAAAATTTCCGGTAAAGCAAAGCTAAAACGCCCCACGACTTATGTGATAATAAAATCTCTTACTAGCAAAGGGCTGATGAGCAGTTTTCAGGAGGGGAAAAAACAATTTTTTGTGGCCGAAAATCCGGAACGATTAAACAGTTTCATGGAGAATCGAAAAAGAGAATTAGATGATAAAAAGGAAGAATTGAAAAAATTACTGCCGGAGCTAAAAACAATTTATAACGCCGCCGAAGGGAAGCCTACTGTAAAATTTTATGAAGGCAAGGAAGGCCTCCTGATGATGGTGGAAGAATTTTTGGAATCGGATATAAAAGAAGCTATGATGATTTATTCAAACGATCTGGTTGAAAAAGTATTCACGGAAAAAGAACGCGCTGATGCCAGAGAACGAAGAGCTCATAAACAAATACGCGTCCAAAGTATTTATACCTCCGCTGCGGCAGAGCGTCTGCCTTCAAAATTCAGCGAGAGAAAAAGAATCCCCGAAAATAAGTTTCCCCTGTTCTGCGATATAACTATTTTCGCCGATAAAGTCCGTATCGCTTCTTTGGGCGACCGACTATCCGGCATTATTATCCAGGATAAAGCCATTGCTGAAACTCTTAAATCTATTTTTAAACTGGCTTGGGAAGGTGCGGAAAAGTATAACCAATCAAAAACATAA
- a CDS encoding TROVE domain-containing protein yields MKQNVKATVAEQFANRSDAVENYEGGLAFTLEPCSKLYTRVCSSLAGEDKFYTNGKTVDSELLTDIQEAAKVNPEFILRLAAYARQKMNIRSTPIVLLAEAAALPACKPFVRRWAPEIIRRADEPAEVIAYWVKRHGPIGSHGTAGGEHAFPNSLSRGIGDVLERFDEYQFAKYDRNNCAISLRDVLRIVRPTPKTAECSALYRYLVSGQVDSQLLPKLAAKAELMRKQEFNAEARELITKAHATWEVVISKFGSRAEVWNEINLSFMAGLRNLRNLLEKNADQALAQVIAMLRDAEHVKRSRQLPSRFYSAYRAITPYESGRCMCYEQQTEESDKVANHPMVNAAREAILQALASSVVNLPRLSGRTFITADNSGSMQTPISAKSTVCRRDIANLLAAIAHTMCDEAICSVFGTHHKVVPVVREDSILTNMDRLANTDVDHSTNAYLAVKHLRETRTRVDRIILFSDMQCYDLEARNNGYWCESGQSLTEELHKYRSTVNPQVHLYSVDLAGYGTAQFPQSDRRVALLAGWSERLLEFIPLFEQDKVQAVEQIAKWMPSAKNRASRETA; encoded by the coding sequence ATGAAGCAAAACGTAAAAGCCACAGTAGCTGAACAGTTTGCTAACCGTTCTGACGCCGTAGAAAATTATGAAGGCGGACTTGCGTTTACGCTTGAACCGTGTTCAAAACTCTATACGCGCGTTTGCTCCTCGCTCGCGGGTGAGGACAAATTTTACACCAATGGGAAAACTGTGGACTCGGAACTTCTTACTGACATTCAGGAAGCCGCGAAAGTGAATCCAGAATTCATACTCCGGCTTGCCGCCTACGCCCGTCAGAAAATGAACATCCGGTCAACTCCCATCGTTCTTCTCGCTGAAGCTGCAGCTCTGCCTGCCTGTAAACCATTTGTGCGCCGTTGGGCTCCGGAAATCATCCGCCGAGCGGATGAACCCGCCGAAGTCATTGCCTACTGGGTAAAACGGCACGGTCCCATTGGTTCGCACGGTACAGCTGGTGGTGAACATGCTTTCCCAAATTCTCTTTCTCGGGGGATTGGGGACGTGCTTGAGCGTTTTGACGAGTACCAATTCGCTAAATACGACAGGAATAACTGCGCAATTTCATTGCGCGACGTCCTTCGCATTGTGCGCCCTACTCCGAAAACCGCCGAATGCTCCGCTCTCTACCGGTATCTGGTGTCGGGTCAGGTTGACTCGCAACTTCTTCCCAAACTTGCCGCCAAAGCAGAACTTATGCGCAAGCAGGAGTTTAACGCCGAGGCGCGTGAGCTTATAACCAAAGCTCACGCCACCTGGGAAGTGGTAATTTCCAAATTTGGCTCACGAGCTGAAGTTTGGAATGAAATCAACTTGTCCTTCATGGCTGGCCTGCGGAATCTTCGCAATCTCCTTGAAAAAAACGCTGACCAAGCGCTTGCTCAAGTGATTGCTATGCTCCGCGACGCTGAACACGTGAAACGGTCGAGGCAATTGCCTTCCCGCTTCTACTCAGCATACCGAGCCATCACTCCGTACGAAAGCGGGCGTTGTATGTGCTACGAACAGCAAACTGAAGAAAGCGACAAGGTCGCCAATCATCCCATGGTCAATGCGGCGCGTGAGGCGATTTTGCAGGCGTTGGCGTCGTCAGTAGTGAATTTGCCGCGGCTTTCGGGCCGCACATTCATCACCGCCGACAACTCTGGCTCAATGCAGACGCCCATCTCCGCCAAGTCCACGGTATGCCGTCGCGACATCGCGAACCTACTTGCTGCCATTGCCCACACCATGTGCGACGAGGCAATCTGCTCTGTGTTTGGAACACACCACAAGGTGGTGCCGGTTGTTCGGGAGGACTCCATCCTCACGAACATGGACCGGCTCGCTAACACAGACGTAGACCACTCGACAAATGCCTACCTGGCGGTTAAGCATTTGCGCGAGACAAGGACCCGGGTTGACCGGATTATCCTTTTCTCGGACATGCAATGCTACGACCTCGAGGCTCGCAACAATGGTTACTGGTGCGAATCAGGCCAATCGCTTACCGAAGAACTGCATAAGTACCGCAGTACAGTGAATCCCCAAGTACATCTTTACTCGGTGGACCTTGCTGGCTACGGCACAGCGCAATTCCCGCAAAGCGACCGGCGCGTAGCGCTCCTTGCTGGCTGGTCTGAACGGCTCTTGGAGTTCATTCCGCTTTTTGAGCAGGACAAAGTCCAGGCAGTTGAACAAATTGCCAAATGGATGCCTTCTGCCAAAAACAGAGCTAGCAGGGAAACGGCCTAA